GTCTGGTCGTGATCGGCACCGAGATGGACCACGAGCCGCTGCGGGCCGCCCTCGAGGACTGCCTGCTCACTGATTCGGAGCTCGACGAGGACTGGTCGACCTACGAGGACCGGTTCCCGACGTTCGAGCTCCCCGAAGACGAGCCGACGGCGGAGCCCGAGGACGACTCGAACCAGGAAGAGATCGGGATCGCGGACTGAGAACGAACCAGTGACCGAGCACGATACCGACGCCGATCCGTTCGCCGACGCGCGGGCCGAGGCCGACGGCGACGTCTCGCCGTGTTACGAGGCGTACGTCGCGCGTCGCGACCACCGGCCCGACAGCTGCACGATCTACTGTGCGCTCGACGGTGAATCGATCGAGGACACCTGGATCCGCGCGAAAGGCGACGCGTTCGTCTCCCGCGAGGACGCCAGGTAAGGACTCGCTCACGCCCCAACGACGTAGTATACCGACACACCACACGACGATGTCAACCCACTTCCAGACCGCAGTCAGATCCAACGTCTCGCACGCGACCCGACGCGAAGCCATCGACCGCCTCGTCGCGGAGGACGAGCAGCGCAATCTCGCGCTCCTCGTCGAGATGGGCGGGCTCCGCGGGGAGTTCCGTCGCCGAGCCCTCGAGGGACTCGGCGAGTGCAACGCGGCCAACCACCTCGAGGAGCTTGCCGACGATACGACGGTCGACCCGTCGCTGCGGCGTCGTGCGGCCGAGCTGTCCTAGTTCCGCCGACGCCGCCGGGAGTCCCGATTCGGTTAGCAGCGAATCGGCCGGCGTTGTTAAATTACAGCCGGCTCGATTACCTATTTACTAGCAACTCTTTTTAAGTATCGAACGTTCAGTTAACAACGCTATGGCATACAGCTGCTCCACCTGCGACGAGTCGTTCCAGTCCGCGGCAGGCGTCACGCAACACGTCGCGCTCCACCACAACACCTGTGCCGTCTGCGACGACGAGTTCGACGACGCGGACGGCCTCCGCGAGCACGTTCACGCGAGCCACTGACGACGAACGACAGCTTCGTTTTTAACGGTCGAGGCCGCCGAGAGCGAAACGCCCGCGATCAGCAGTCGCAGTAGTCCGGCTCGCAACACTCGAGGTCCTCGACGATCATCCGTTTCTCCCGGTACTCCTCGAGCGGCCCCGTCTCGACCCCGAGTCGGTCGCCGAGCTCCTCGGCGACGACGGCGAAGCGCTGGCGGAACTTGTAGATAAAACAGAACTGCTGGCCGTTGTGTGCGACCTGCGGCCCGGCGAGGAACAGGCCTGGCGTCTCGGTCGATTCGTCCCGGTCAGTAAGCGCTGGGAACGAACCGTCGAACGCGAACAGATCCTCGACGACCGCGAGGCTTCCTTCGAACCCGGTCGCCAGGATCGGCGACACCCGGGAGCGGTAGCGGTCGCCGTCGCTCGCCGTCACCGCGTACCCCTCGTCGTCGCGTCCGATCTCCTCGATGCGAGCGTCGGCGACGAGCTCGATCGGCGCGCCGTCCTCGAGAGCCGTCTCGAGGCGCTCGCTCGTCCGCGGCGAAAGCACCTCGCTCGGGTCGGGACTGCGGAACTGCCAGGTCCCCTCGTCGTCCAGCACCGTCACCGAGCGTCCCGCTTCGGCGAGTCCCAGCGCCGCGTCGATCCCGCTCTCTGCGCCCCCGACAACCACGACGTCGGCCGCGCCGTCGACCGCTGCGCCGGCGCCGTCGGCGGCAACCCGAGCCGCCGACCCGTCCTCGTTCGCGACGCGATCCGCGTACCCCGCCCACGAGTCGACGGCCGCGACGTGAGTGCCGTGGACGGCGCCGTCGATCCCGGCATTCGAGGGGTACTGGTACTGGCCGGCGGCCCAGACGACGTAGCGGGCGCGGATCGGTC
This genomic window from Natronococcus occultus SP4 contains:
- a CDS encoding DUF7511 domain-containing protein translates to MTEHDTDADPFADARAEADGDVSPCYEAYVARRDHRPDSCTIYCALDGESIEDTWIRAKGDAFVSREDAR
- a CDS encoding C2H2-type zinc finger protein, giving the protein MAYSCSTCDESFQSAAGVTQHVALHHNTCAVCDDEFDDADGLREHVHASH
- a CDS encoding NAD(P)/FAD-dependent oxidoreductase, whose amino-acid sequence is MNDSLEVAIVGAGPAGLGTAVALERLDVEYAVLERDRIGASFRSWPEEMRLLTPSFPANAFGVRDLNAITVDTSPALALDREHPTGEQYAEYLEAVAEFHELPVETGVDVDSVVREGADETDGFVLETDEGPIRARYVVWAAGQYQYPSNAGIDGAVHGTHVAAVDSWAGYADRVANEDGSAARVAADGAGAAVDGAADVVVVGGAESGIDAALGLAEAGRSVTVLDDEGTWQFRSPDPSEVLSPRTSERLETALEDGAPIELVADARIEEIGRDDEGYAVTASDGDRYRSRVSPILATGFEGSLAVVEDLFAFDGSFPALTDRDESTETPGLFLAGPQVAHNGQQFCFIYKFRQRFAVVAEELGDRLGVETGPLEEYREKRMIVEDLECCEPDYCDC